A genomic stretch from Gammaproteobacteria bacterium includes:
- a CDS encoding GTPase — MTEQRNDTPRDRRRASARAAWRFEATAAVLLTLPVLALLAAGVAWLWRQGWLAWWLLAAMTLTAAVWGALRWRHRARRPPPGVRTPTITPADPTWAPHELDAWETVRRLSSEADTAWLESHRLMIAAAQRTIEEVARHYHPGRAEPALEFTLPEVLLLTERVSARLRRVLLEHVPLSHRLKAGPLMRAWGYRPLVVAGFEHGLKLYALMRVGRMVSPWHALIAELRDHFVGDLFNSLQASVRQRIVRLWVEEVGRAAIELYSGRLRVDALEHAAFAAAEGLEGVALPAAPPGALRILIAGRTNAGKSTLVNDLLGELGAGVDVLPLTAGFEGYELRQSGLPPAYLIDSPGVDDDAGVAELVDRAFACDLLVWVTAAHRPDRALDRAALDAVRGRFGAEPARKMPPLVIVASHVDRLSPAREWAPPYNVDLPVRPKERSMREALDAIAEDLAVPVETIVPMRLDGTPPYNLEALWLRLEGVVDEAQRARWVRVLRTAIGEDGWKRSWRQVLGAGRVVGELVKR, encoded by the coding sequence ATGACCGAACAGCGCAACGACACGCCTCGCGACCGCCGCCGCGCCTCGGCCCGGGCGGCATGGCGCTTCGAGGCGACCGCCGCGGTCCTGCTGACCTTGCCGGTGCTCGCGCTGCTCGCCGCCGGCGTCGCGTGGCTGTGGCGGCAGGGTTGGCTCGCGTGGTGGCTGCTGGCCGCAATGACGCTGACGGCCGCCGTCTGGGGGGCGCTGCGCTGGCGCCACCGGGCGCGGCGCCCGCCGCCGGGCGTCCGGACCCCGACGATCACGCCGGCCGATCCGACGTGGGCGCCGCACGAGCTGGACGCATGGGAGACCGTCCGGCGGCTCAGCAGCGAGGCCGATACGGCCTGGCTCGAGAGCCACCGCCTGATGATCGCGGCCGCGCAGCGCACGATCGAGGAAGTGGCGCGGCATTACCACCCGGGCCGCGCGGAGCCGGCGCTCGAGTTCACGCTGCCGGAGGTGCTCCTGCTGACCGAGCGGGTCAGCGCGCGGCTGCGCCGGGTGCTGCTCGAGCACGTGCCGCTGTCGCATCGGCTGAAAGCGGGCCCGTTGATGCGGGCGTGGGGCTACCGGCCGCTCGTCGTGGCCGGCTTCGAGCACGGCCTGAAGCTCTATGCGCTGATGCGGGTCGGGCGCATGGTCAGCCCGTGGCACGCGCTCATCGCCGAGCTCCGCGATCACTTCGTCGGCGATCTGTTCAACAGCCTGCAAGCGAGCGTCCGGCAGCGGATCGTTCGGCTCTGGGTCGAGGAGGTGGGCCGCGCGGCGATCGAGCTCTACTCGGGGCGGTTGCGCGTCGACGCGCTAGAGCACGCGGCCTTCGCGGCGGCCGAAGGGCTCGAAGGGGTCGCCCTGCCGGCAGCGCCGCCGGGTGCGCTGCGCATCCTGATCGCGGGCCGGACGAACGCCGGCAAGTCGACGCTCGTGAACGATCTGCTCGGCGAGCTCGGCGCGGGCGTGGACGTGCTGCCGCTCACGGCCGGCTTCGAGGGCTACGAGCTGCGGCAAAGCGGGCTACCGCCGGCGTACCTGATCGACTCCCCGGGCGTCGACGACGACGCCGGCGTCGCGGAGCTCGTCGATCGGGCGTTCGCCTGCGACCTGCTCGTCTGGGTCACGGCCGCGCACCGCCCCGACCGGGCGCTCGATCGCGCCGCGCTCGACGCCGTGCGCGGCCGGTTCGGGGCGGAGCCGGCACGAAAAATGCCGCCGCTCGTCATCGTCGCGAGCCACGTGGATCGGCTCTCTCCGGCGCGCGAATGGGCGCCGCCTTACAACGTCGACCTGCCGGTGAGGCCGAAGGAGCGGTCCATGCGCGAGGCGCTCGACGCGATCGCGGAGGATCTCGCCGTGCCGGTCGAGACGATCGTGCCGATGCGGCTCGACGGCACGCCGCCGTACAACCTCGAAGCGCTGTGGCTGCGGCTGGAGGGCGTCGTCGACGAAGCGCAGCGGGCGCGATGGGTGCGCGTGCTGCGCACGGCGATCGGCGAGGACGGGTGGAAGCGATCGTGGCGCCAGGTGCTCGGCGCCGGCCGAGTGGTCGGCGAGCTCGTGAAGCGCTAG
- a CDS encoding PAS domain S-box protein, producing MPLSEQVVGPPSPATPAHAVPDMPVLDMLPAAAYTCGADGLITGYNQRAAELWGRSPRLNDPADRFCGSGTLLAPDGTPLAHADSPMAIALREGRACEGLEAIVVRPDMTRRIVLYYVTPVRGAGDVVNGATAVMVDVTEREEIQRAARAALQDSEANFRGFFDNVAVGAVQVNAEGRFVKVNDRYCEITGYSREELLTMSPFDLDHPDERDADVEIVLAALADPAGMYHKEKRYVRKDGTVRWVHVAANFLRDPLGRPVQTAAIVLDISERKWAEQALQEADRLKDDFLATLSHELRNPLAPLKNAAELLRHSYGGADEWCRDVIDRQVRHLERLIDDLLDLSRITRDKLELRKERILLADVIHAAVEASRPMLERCEQALTVSLPYEPVPLHGDIVRLTQVFTNLLTNAAKFTDRPGAVRLAAACESNVVTISVADDGIGITSEEIGRVFDKFYQSPRRGKRFLGGLGIGLSLVRRLVELHGGSVEARSGGIAAGSKFIVRLPIALPQSAAVKPSEREGAAGRAKRVMIVDDNVDGADSLARLLALMGHETVTEYDGPSALRRAQQFAADVIFLDLGMPIMDGFEVCRRLRAENMGKRPTIVALTGWGRREDVARAEQVGFDAHLVKPVDRAALAHVLESAPAAVEKGAAA from the coding sequence ATGCCTCTTTCCGAGCAAGTCGTCGGGCCGCCGTCGCCGGCCACACCGGCCCATGCGGTTCCCGACATGCCGGTGCTCGACATGCTGCCGGCAGCGGCTTATACGTGCGGCGCAGACGGCCTCATCACGGGCTACAACCAGCGGGCGGCCGAGCTCTGGGGCCGCTCGCCGCGCTTGAACGACCCCGCCGATCGCTTCTGCGGATCCGGCACGCTGCTCGCGCCCGACGGCACGCCGTTGGCGCACGCAGACTCCCCGATGGCGATTGCCTTGCGCGAAGGGCGCGCATGCGAGGGGCTGGAAGCCATCGTCGTGCGCCCGGACATGACTCGCCGCATCGTCCTGTACTACGTCACCCCGGTCCGCGGGGCCGGCGACGTCGTCAACGGCGCCACGGCCGTGATGGTCGACGTGACCGAGCGCGAGGAGATCCAGCGCGCGGCGCGGGCGGCGCTCCAGGACAGCGAGGCGAATTTCCGCGGCTTCTTCGACAACGTGGCCGTCGGCGCGGTGCAGGTGAACGCTGAGGGCCGCTTCGTCAAAGTGAACGACCGCTATTGCGAGATCACGGGCTACAGCCGCGAGGAGCTGCTGACGATGAGCCCGTTCGATCTCGATCACCCGGACGAGCGCGACGCGGACGTCGAGATCGTGCTCGCGGCGCTGGCCGACCCGGCGGGCATGTATCACAAGGAGAAGCGCTACGTGCGCAAGGACGGCACGGTGAGATGGGTGCACGTGGCCGCGAATTTCCTGCGCGACCCGCTGGGCCGTCCCGTGCAGACGGCCGCGATCGTGCTCGACATCAGCGAGCGGAAGTGGGCGGAGCAGGCGCTTCAGGAAGCCGATCGCCTGAAGGACGACTTCCTCGCGACGCTCTCGCACGAGCTGCGCAATCCTCTCGCGCCGCTGAAGAACGCCGCCGAGCTGCTTCGGCACTCGTACGGCGGAGCGGACGAATGGTGCCGCGACGTGATCGACCGGCAGGTTCGCCACCTCGAGCGGCTGATCGACGATCTGCTCGACTTGTCGCGCATCACGCGCGACAAGCTCGAGCTCCGCAAGGAGCGCATTCTCCTCGCGGACGTGATCCACGCGGCCGTGGAAGCGAGCCGGCCGATGCTCGAGCGCTGCGAGCAGGCGCTTACGGTATCGTTGCCCTACGAGCCCGTGCCTCTCCACGGCGATATCGTTCGGCTGACGCAGGTATTCACGAACCTGTTGACGAACGCCGCGAAGTTCACCGACAGGCCGGGAGCCGTGCGTCTCGCGGCCGCGTGCGAAAGCAACGTCGTGACGATATCCGTCGCGGACGACGGCATCGGCATCACGAGCGAGGAGATCGGCCGCGTCTTCGACAAGTTCTATCAGAGCCCACGCCGCGGCAAGCGCTTTCTCGGCGGCCTCGGCATCGGACTGTCGCTCGTCCGCCGGCTCGTGGAGCTGCACGGCGGAAGCGTCGAAGCGCGCAGCGGCGGCATTGCCGCCGGCAGCAAGTTCATCGTGCGGCTGCCCATAGCGCTGCCGCAGTCGGCGGCCGTGAAGCCGAGCGAGCGCGAGGGCGCGGCGGGACGCGCGAAGCGCGTGATGATCGTCGACGACAACGTCGACGGCGCGGATTCGCTCGCTCGGCTCCTCGCGCTCATGGGACACGAGACGGTCACCGAGTACGACGGGCCGTCGGCGCTGCGGCGCGCGCAGCAATTCGCCGCCGACGTGATCTTCCTCGACCTCGGCATGCCGATCATGGACGGCTTCGAGGTCTGCCGGCGGCTGCGCGCGGAGAACATGGGGAAGCGGCCGACCATCGTCGCGCTGACGGGCTGGGGCCGCAGAGAGGACGTCGCCCGCGCGGAGCAGGTGGGCTTCGACGCGCATCTCGTGAAGCCCGTCGATCGCGCAGCGCTCGCGCACGTGCTCGAAAGCGCCCCGGCCGCCGTCGAGAAGGGCGCGGCAGCCTAG